Proteins encoded by one window of Cystobacter ferrugineus:
- a CDS encoding imm11 family protein: MSTQAKYYRLHDNMRVRKRWHLRMPVNAQGEWIDTWQFNEGRVLDIPGPIRFPVRPTGVVLEYTLSMGIPVVHRRVVSLFERLGLDREVQFLPAEVEGQTEPWFIINTLQVIRCIDDARCEEVFYWQPEDERPDKLGEYQNVRGLKVDPEKIGGANIFRPWGWLVALLVSERVKQAMEDEGITGIDFTPV; this comes from the coding sequence ATGAGCACGCAGGCGAAATACTATCGATTGCATGACAACATGCGCGTCCGTAAGCGCTGGCATTTGCGCATGCCTGTCAACGCCCAGGGCGAGTGGATAGATACTTGGCAGTTCAATGAGGGAAGGGTTCTCGACATCCCGGGGCCGATCCGCTTCCCGGTGAGGCCCACGGGCGTCGTGCTCGAGTACACGCTGTCCATGGGGATTCCCGTCGTCCATCGCCGGGTTGTCTCCCTCTTCGAGCGTCTGGGTCTCGACCGGGAAGTCCAGTTCCTTCCCGCCGAGGTGGAGGGGCAGACAGAACCCTGGTTCATCATCAATACCCTTCAAGTCATCCGTTGCATCGACGACGCCCGGTGTGAGGAGGTCTTTTATTGGCAGCCGGAGGACGAGCGTCCGGACAAGCTGGGCGAGTACCAGAACGTCCGCGGGCTCAAGGTGGATCCAGAGAAGATTGGAGGCGCCAACATTTTCCGCCCCTGGGGCTGGCTGGTGGCGCTCCTCGTCTCCGAGCGCGTCAAGCAGGCGATGGAAGACGAAGGCATCACCGGCATCGACTTCACCCCGGTATGA
- a CDS encoding AHH domain-containing protein, giving the protein MTVRGYTGEPGHGLKLTFPALGPHPALAVWTVGEAREVVAMLEGAFKEVRSGPWPTFPLDAHTRVRAGLLLGTLADTRTTALERRVREQDEAALGAALVGLPVSLESARWFQALQLSPRYMGQGVREAARELFSSPAVLLSVGSSMMLYLLAWAAPEPVFSKALAAAVTVGLLLTYTATELHHVGLACLNLYREAEAARTREELDAAAERFGKVLGGVGLRVLVTVAGAKLAQGLPKVPGGGLWSRLSPPRSAFAGGGAEGGLSIGAGTRAQVSVADGTVVLMGVVVNTTAAAASAGRASARTTGDCAESKQDDNQRHHLCTDKNNTSEATGGPWTPLFEELFARAGVGLDDPANLVYLRGHKGPHPEAYHQEVFDRLRGALGICKTKTECRVLLTKMLDKIAGEVCMPNSKLNKLATKTP; this is encoded by the coding sequence GTGACTGTGCGCGGGTACACGGGAGAGCCGGGACACGGGCTGAAGCTCACCTTCCCGGCGCTCGGGCCCCACCCGGCCCTGGCGGTGTGGACAGTGGGTGAGGCGCGCGAGGTGGTGGCGATGCTGGAAGGCGCATTCAAGGAAGTGCGCTCGGGACCCTGGCCTACCTTTCCATTGGATGCCCACACGCGGGTGCGAGCGGGCCTGCTGCTCGGAACACTGGCGGACACCCGGACCACGGCCCTGGAGCGGCGTGTCCGAGAGCAGGATGAGGCGGCGCTGGGCGCGGCCCTGGTCGGACTCCCGGTATCGCTGGAGAGCGCCCGGTGGTTCCAGGCGCTCCAACTGTCGCCACGTTACATGGGACAGGGCGTGCGCGAGGCCGCCAGGGAGCTGTTCAGCTCGCCCGCCGTCTTGCTGTCCGTAGGCTCCTCCATGATGTTGTACCTGCTGGCGTGGGCCGCGCCGGAGCCCGTCTTCTCCAAGGCTCTCGCGGCGGCGGTGACGGTGGGGCTGCTGCTGACCTATACCGCGACGGAATTGCACCACGTGGGACTGGCGTGCCTGAACCTCTACCGGGAGGCAGAAGCAGCGAGGACGAGGGAGGAACTGGACGCGGCGGCAGAACGCTTCGGCAAAGTGTTGGGAGGTGTCGGGCTGAGGGTGCTGGTAACGGTAGCGGGGGCAAAGCTGGCTCAGGGGTTGCCGAAAGTGCCCGGAGGCGGGTTGTGGTCGCGGTTGTCTCCTCCCCGATCCGCCTTCGCGGGAGGAGGTGCGGAGGGCGGCTTGTCGATAGGGGCGGGGACTCGCGCACAGGTGAGTGTGGCGGATGGGACGGTGGTGCTCATGGGGGTGGTGGTCAACACGACGGCCGCCGCGGCGAGCGCAGGGAGGGCCTCGGCCCGGACGACGGGAGATTGCGCGGAGTCGAAGCAGGACGACAATCAGCGTCACCACCTGTGTACCGACAAGAACAACACATCCGAGGCCACGGGCGGACCCTGGACCCCCCTGTTCGAGGAACTCTTCGCGCGAGCAGGAGTGGGCTTGGATGATCCCGCGAATCTCGTCTACCTGCGAGGCCACAAAGGACCTCATCCAGAGGCGTACCATCAAGAGGTCTTCGATCGACTGCGGGGTGCGCTCGGAATTTGCAAAACGAAAACCGAATGCCGGGTTCTACTCACGAAGATGCTCGACAAGATCGCAGGTGAAGTCTGCATGCCCAATTCAAAACTCAATAAGCTGGCGACGAAGACTCCATGA